Proteins encoded in a region of the Pelobates fuscus isolate aPelFus1 chromosome 11, aPelFus1.pri, whole genome shotgun sequence genome:
- the LOC134576978 gene encoding nicotinamide N-methyltransferase-like has protein sequence MSIAEWMIKSKTQFTNGGTVDKYIMDEVVRFPIEQLYKVAAQGQITGECLIDISVGPYIYHLLPIFEYFKDVTILEFSDLCVKELVKWKNKESESYDWTHAFLIMAELQGTSFKGEEIENALRRKISRILKCDFAKENVTDPVVLPKADCVLSMFVLHAVSEDHDEYGRNLKTIACMLKLGGHLLLFGVFNAKFYSVGESKFHILPSDEKSIKKDLREAGFVIDHLEVVESKIRNESIYCEHVWFIKALKVSNVVV, from the exons ATGAGCATTGCTGAATGGATGATCAAATCCAAAACCCAATTTACAAATGGAG GAACAGTTGACAAATATATCATGGATGAGGTTGTAAGATTTCCAATTGAACAACTTTACAAGGTGGCGGCTCAAg GTCAAATTACAGGAGAGTGTCTGATTGACATTTCTGTTGGCCCGTATATTTATCACCTGTTGCCAATTTTTGAGTATTTCAAAGACGTCACTATTTTAGAATTTAGTGATCTCTGTGTGAAAGAACTAGTGAAATGGAAGAATAAGGAGTCCGAAAGCTATGACTGGACTCATGCCTTTTTGATTATGGCAGAATTGCAAGGTACAAG CTTCAAAGGGGAGGAAATAGAAAACGCTTTAAGAAGAAAAATTTCGCGCATTTTGAAATGTGATTTCGCCAAGGAAAACGTTACAGATCCGGTTGTTTTACCAAAAGCTGACTGCGTGCTCAGTATGTTTGTCTTGCATGCGGTTTCTGAAGACCATGACGAATACGGCAGGAACCTGAAAACAATTGCATGCATGCTAAAACTGGGTGGGCATCTGCTGCTATTTGGAGTATTCAATGCAAAATTCTACTCTGTAGGCGAGAGTAAATTTCACATATTACCATCTGATGAAAAGTCCATAAAGAAGGATCTGAGAGAAGCAGGATTTGTTATCGACCACCTGGAGGTGGTAGAAAGCAAAATACGCAATGAGTCAATATATTGTGAACATGTCTGGTTTATTAAGGCCTTAAAAGTAAGCAATGTAGTTGTATAA